In the genome of Colletotrichum lupini chromosome 8, complete sequence, one region contains:
- a CDS encoding proteasome A-type and B-type yields MFMARSEYDRGINTFSPEGRLFQVEYSLEAIKLGSTAIGVATAEGVVLGVEKRVTSTLLETSSVEKIVEIDRHIGCAMSGLQADARSMVEHARVESQSHSFNYNEPLRVESCTQAICDLALRFGEGAEGEETIMSRPFGVALLIAGYDEDGPQLFHAEPSGTFYRYDAKAIGSGSEGAQAELQNEYHKSLSITDAETLVLKTLKQVMEEKLDSKNVQLASVTKEKGFRIYTDEEMAAVVERLPAN; encoded by the exons ATGTTTATGGCAAGATCTGAATACG ACCGAGGAATCAACACCTTCTCTCCAGAAGGCCGCCTCTTCCAAGTCGAATACTCCCTCGAGGCAATCAAGCTCGGCTCCACGGCCATCGGCGTCGCCACCGCAGAGGGCGTCGTCCTCGGCGTCGAGAAGCGCGTCACCTCGACCCTCCTCGAGACCTCGTCCGTCGAAAAGATTGTCGAGATTGACCGCCACATTGGCTGCGCAATGTCCGGCCTCCAGGCCGATGCCCGCTCCATGGTCGAGCACGCCCGCGTCGAGTCCCAGTCCCACTCCTTCAACTATAACGAGCCCCTCCGCGTCGAGTCGTGCACCCAGGCCATCTGCGACCTCGCCCTCCGCTTCGGCGAGGGTGCCGAGGGCGAGGAGACCATCATGTCCCGCCCCTTTGGCGTCGCTCTCCTCATCGCCGGCTACGACGAGGACGGCCCCCAGCTCTTCCACGCCGAGCCCAGCGGTACCTTTTACCGCTACGACGCCAAGGCTATCGGTTCCGGCTCCGAGGGTGCGCAGGCTGAGCTGCAGAACGAGTACCACAAG TCCCTGTCAATTACGGATGCCGAGACACTGGTGCTCAAGACGCTCAAGCAGGTCATGGAGGAGAAGCTCGACTCGAAAAACGTCCAGCTCGCGAGCGTAACGAAGGAAAAGGGCTTCAGAATATACACGGATGAGGAGATGGCCGCTGTGGTGGAGAGACTCCCTGCGAACTAG
- a CDS encoding Spc97/Spc98 family protein yields MSSGTTRVSTHERRANGSAAGVDQDRPSRTARMNAAGAAASGTGTGSGQTSFKSERSERSDARQRERERERPRERERERERERDHHQQREREEREASPGGNAHKRSASGNPRATSRMHDDRRVEERRTERTYVTERETMTQRTRSPVRGGGDKGKNGEAKSRAAEAKPKEAKVDTPQAPWNPEATLLPHTSAPLACRISIPPLAAQAPQPQQPKPLNELSLEAQEAVMLEDLLFVFMGYEGQYIRFAKTYNPHEERDRLSGPTFRILPGLDPSLLDLTLSMLKMATYYSALEMFVDVQSREEFGAVNHALCASISKFLHDYLIMIAQLETQFLTNETFTLHVLNIHTLPTSKMMSHLYSLAQDLLKRNALLDDDDEEESDSADDFENILESLREGGDLVPGSGKKICKGGVVLGLITKRLESMSGDPAARALLTSLLRDASKPYMVMLNEWLHHGSINDAHAEFLVKEQKSIRRERLEQDYTDEYWERRYTIREHDIPPQLEGVKDKVLLAGKYLNVVRECGGVDVSKVVQDVPTSFDDSRFLENVNNAYAHANESLMQLLLTTHSLPIRLRSLKHYFFLDPSDYFSYFLELGTSELRKPVKSVNTGKLQSLLDLVLRQPGSVVSLDPFKEDVKVEMNEITLVKSLQRVVNITGIEQGETLQPLANQQPIENDKNAIGFTSLQLDYTVPFPVSLVISRKTVWRYQALFRYLLSLRYLESQLSTTWYSQTSGLTWSHKSSSRGLEIWKRRVWTLRARMLVFVQQLLYFCTAEVIEPNWAKFMSRLKVGEEGQEATAAGGTTPTRTVDELMQDHVDFLDTCLKECMLTNSKLLRIHSKLMQTCTVFATYSNWLSRELEKADPDLSGATRPPNMTADQWRAFQAVRTQKPSSGPGAGGNTSHNELSSSAGAGGGSGSAAEQEARVSNLFEIMKKWEGNFSRHLQILLDALNHYAATETVVLLSLCARLSTANQGTEYAGLRNEDDSVA; encoded by the exons ATGTCGTCTGGCACCACCAGGGTCTCAACCCATGAGCGGCGCGCAAACGGCTCGGCCGCCGGCGTTGACCAGGACCGACCTTCACGAACGGCACGCATGAACGCAGCAGGCGCAGCGGCGAGCGGCACGGGCACAGGTAGCGGGCAGACGAGCTTCAAGAGCGAGCGCAGCGAGAGGAGCGATGCGCGACAACGAGAGAGGGAACGAGAGCGGCCGCGGGAGCGCGAGCGTGAGCGTGAACGAGAGCGGGACCACCACCAGCAGCGCGAGAGGGAGGAGAGAGAGGCGTCACCTGGAGGCAATGCGCACAAGAGATCTGCGTCAGGGAATCCCAGAGCTACGAGCAGGATGCACGACGACAGGCGTGTGGAGGAGAGGCGGACAGAGAGGACATATGTGACGGAGCGCGAGACCATGACGCAGCGGACGAGGAGCCCAGTGAGGGGTGGAGGCGATAAGGGGAAGAACGGCGAGGCCAAGTCGCGGGCGGCTGAGGCGAAGCCCAAGGAGGCCAAGGTTGACACTCCGCAAG CACCTTGGAACCCAGAGGCGACTCTATTACCTCACACATCGGCTCCCCTGGCCTGTCGAATATCCATACCGCCGTTGGCGGCACAGGCGCCGCAGCCTCAACAGCCGAAACCACTAAACGAGCTATCTCTCGAGGCGCAAGAGGCGGTGATGTTGGAGGATCTCCTCTTCGTCTTCATGGGCTACGAGGGGCAGTATATCCGCTTCGCAAAGACTTATAATCCGCACGAGGAGAGGGACCGGCTGTCGGGGCCCACGTTCAGGATACTGCCAGGCCTGGATCCTAGTTTGCTGGACCTGACACTGTCGATGCTGAAGATGGCAACATATTATTCAGCCCTCGAAATGTTCGTCGATGTGCAGAGTAGAGAGGAATTCGGCGCCGTCAATCACGCTCTTTGCGCCTCCATCAGCAAATTCTTGCACGACTACCTCATTATGATCGCGCAGCTGGAGACACAGTTCCTGACCAACGAGACTTTTACTCTACACGTTTTAAACATCCATACCTTACCGACGAGCAAGATGATGTCGCATCTATACTCTCTAGCACAAGATCTGCTCAAAAGGAATGCGCTTCtagacgacgatgacgaagaAGAAAGCGATAGCGCAGACGACTTTGAGAATATTCTCGAGTCGCTGCGGGAGGGCGGCGACCTAGTCCCGGGCTCGGGCAAGAAGATTTGCAAAGGCGGCGTCGTGTTGGGTCTCATCACAAAGAGGCTCGAGTCCATGTCCGGAGACCCGGCTGCGCGCGCGCTGTTGACGTCGCTGCTGCGCGATGCTAGTAAACCTTACATGGTGATGCTCAACGAGTGGCTACACCACGGCAGCATCAACGACGCGCACGCCGAGTTTCTAGTCAAGGAGCAAAAGAGCATTCGGAGAGAACGGCTGGAGCAGGACTACACGGACGAGTATTGGGAGCGACGGTACACGATCCGGGAACACGATATTCCCCCTCAACTGGAAGGTGTCAAGGACAAGGTACTATTGGCGGGCAAGTATCTCAACGTCGTCAGAGAATGCGGCGGCGTGGACGTGAGCAAGGTCGTTCAGGACGTGCCCACATCGTTTGACGACAGCCGCTTCCTGGAGAACGTCAACAATGCGTACGCGCACGCCAACGAGTCCCTCATGCAGCTGCTGCTCACGACGCACTCGCTTCCCATTAGGCTGCGGTCGCTTAAGCACTACTTCTTCCTGGACCCGTCCGACTACTTTTCCTACTTCCTCGAGCTCGGCACGTCCGAGCTGCGGAAGCCTGTCAAGTCCGTTAACACCGGCAAACTGCAGTCCCTGCTCGACCTGGTGCTGCGCCAGCCGGGCAGCGTCGTCTCGCTGGACCCTTTCAAGGAGGACGTCAAGGTGGAGATGAACGAGATCACGCTCGTCAAATCCCTGCAGCGGGTCGTCAACATCACGGGCATCGAGCAGGGCGAGACGCTGCAGCCGCTCGCGAACCAGCAACCCATCGAGAACGACAAGAACGCCATCGGCTTCACGTCGCTCCAGCTGGACTACACGGTGCCCTTCCCCGTCTCCCTCGTCATCAGCCGCAAGACCGTGTGGCGGTACCAGGCGCTGTTCCGATACCTCTTGTCGCTGCGCTACCTCGAGTCCCAGCTCTCGACGACGTGGTACTCGCAGACCTCAGGCCTGACGTGGTCGCACAAGAGCTCCTCGCGCGGCCTCGAGATCTGGAAGCGCCGCGTGTGGACGCTGCGCGCGCGCATGCTCGTCTTTGTGCAGCAGCTGCTGTACTTTTGCACGGCCGAGGTTATTGAGCCCAACTGGGCAAAGTTCATGTCCCGGCTTAAAGTCGGCGAGGAGGGCCAGgaggcgacggcggcgggggGCACGACGCCTACGCGGACGGTAGACGAGTTGATGCAGGATCATGTGGATTTCTTGGATACGTGCTTGAAGGAGTGTATGCTCACCAACAGCAAGCTTCTCAGG ATCCACTCCAAACTCATGCAAACCTGCACAGTCTTTGCAACCTACTCCAACTGGCTCTCCCGCGAGCTAGAAAAGGCCGACCCGGACCTCTCCGGCGCCACGCGCCCGCCCAACATGACGGCAGACCAATGGCGCGCCTTCCAAGCCGTCAGGACGCAGAAGCCCTCGTCCGGGCCGGGCGCGGGCGGCAACACCTCGCACAACGAATTGAGTTCATCGGCGGGGGCCGGTGGCGGCAGTGGCAGCGCCGCGGAGCAAGAAGCCCGCGTGAGCAACCTCTTTGAGATTATGAAGAAGTGGGAGGGCAACTTCAGCAGGCACCTGCAGATCCTGCTCGACGCGCTGAACCACTACGCCGCGACGGAGACGGTCGTCCTGCTGAGTCTCTGCGCGAGGTTGAGCACCGCGAACCAGGGGACCGAGTATGCGGGGTTGAGGAACGAGGACGATAGCGTCGCGTGA
- a CDS encoding UMTA methyltransferase encodes MMHVVLSIVFENRLLFPPITRPRRVLECGFGAGDWAIDVAQQHPNCEVVAIDICPHIWPDESQTPTNLNLQVDDLNSRYISRRASAADHALRRWSRRYLDSMQPYKDPRAPMQMQSWMQSAGFDSVETQMIPLPTCGWSNDPRQHQIGVANRENVRRMLASLAMYPMTEFRGMTSQEFQVLVAQARSEADNPAFRDERLVVETSR; translated from the exons ATGATGCACGTTGTACTATCCATAGTATTCgaaaatcgcctcctttttccaCCGATCACCAGGCCCCGGCGAGTTCTTGAATGCGGCTTCGGAGCCGGCGACTGGGCTATCGACGTTGCACAACAACACCCAAACTGCGAG GTAGTAGCCATCGATATCTGCCCACACATCTGGCCCGACGAAAGCCAGACGCCGACGAACTTGAATCTGCAAGTCGATGACCTCAATAGCAGGTACATTTCCAGGCGAGCTTCAGCCGCAG ATCACGCCCTTCGTAGGTGGTCGAGGCGATACCTGGATAGTATGCAACCGTACAAAGACCCCAGGGCGCCAATGCAGATGCAAAGTTGGATGCAAAGTGCTGGATTCGACTCGGTGGAAACCCAAATGATCCCTCTCCCGACTTGCGGTTGGTCAAATG ACCCGAGGCAGCACCAAATCGGTGTGGCTAATAGAGAAAATGTGAGGAGGATGCTTGCGTCACTGGCGATGTATCCCATGACAGAGTTCCGAGG AATGACGTCTCAAGAGTTCCAAGTGTTGGTAGCTCAAGCAAGGAGCGAGGCTGATAACCCGGCGTTCAGG GACGAAAGGCTCGTCGTTGAGACGAGCAGATGA